In the Acidovorax sp. A79 genome, one interval contains:
- a CDS encoding MATE family efflux transporter, which translates to MSELSGISRHAVTVLAGQLAVMAFGVTDTIVAGRHAESSLAALSVGSAIFISVYVALIGILQALLPVWAEQRGARQTDALGRSLRQALYLCGAASLLGMAILLSPGPLLRWTEVPPALRTEVESYLAVLALALPPALLFRIYSTLNQALGRPQLVTWLQVGSLLVKLPLSVWFTFGGGGLPALGVVGCAWATLVVNCSMLAVAVWLLRTQDLYGPLRIWRRMEPPHWPTIAGFARLGIPAGLAVMVEVTSFTLMALFIARQGTTASAAHQIAANVAAVLYMVPLSLAIATSARVSYWLGAGEPARARQVVFIGFKLSALIGIALAAILLIAKDQIGGVYSGNTGVVALTGGVMVWVAAYHAADALQTLCVFVLRCYRITVAPLVVYCVLLWGAGLGGGYLLAYRGLGPWAAEPSPTPFWAASAAALVATAALFLAMLWRAVNPAARKHATGSPGR; encoded by the coding sequence ATGTCCGAACTGTCGGGCATCTCGCGCCACGCGGTGACGGTGCTGGCGGGGCAGCTGGCCGTGATGGCCTTTGGTGTCACGGACACCATCGTTGCCGGGCGCCATGCGGAATCCTCGCTGGCCGCGCTGTCAGTGGGTTCGGCCATCTTCATCAGCGTGTATGTGGCGCTGATCGGGATTCTGCAGGCCCTGCTGCCGGTATGGGCCGAGCAGCGCGGCGCCCGGCAGACGGACGCCCTGGGCCGCTCCCTGCGGCAGGCGCTGTACCTGTGCGGGGCGGCATCGCTGCTGGGAATGGCCATCCTGCTGTCGCCGGGGCCCCTGCTGCGCTGGACCGAGGTGCCCCCCGCCCTGCGCACCGAGGTGGAGAGCTACCTGGCCGTGCTGGCCCTGGCGCTGCCACCCGCCCTGCTCTTTCGGATCTACAGCACCCTGAACCAGGCCCTGGGCCGCCCCCAGCTGGTGACCTGGCTGCAGGTGGGATCGCTGCTCGTGAAGCTGCCCCTGTCGGTCTGGTTCACCTTCGGCGGCGGCGGGCTACCCGCGCTGGGCGTGGTCGGATGCGCCTGGGCCACGCTGGTGGTCAACTGCAGCATGCTCGCGGTGGCGGTCTGGCTGCTGCGCACCCAGGATCTCTATGGGCCCCTGCGCATCTGGCGCCGCATGGAACCCCCTCACTGGCCCACTATCGCGGGCTTTGCCCGGCTGGGCATCCCGGCCGGGCTCGCGGTCATGGTCGAGGTGACCTCGTTCACGCTGATGGCCTTGTTCATCGCGCGCCAGGGCACCACGGCGTCGGCGGCCCACCAGATTGCGGCCAATGTGGCGGCCGTGCTCTACATGGTGCCGCTGTCGCTGGCGATCGCCACCAGCGCCCGCGTCAGCTACTGGCTGGGGGCGGGCGAACCTGCGCGGGCACGCCAGGTGGTTTTCATAGGTTTCAAGCTCTCAGCGCTTATCGGTATTGCGCTGGCAGCTATATTATTAATAGCAAAAGACCAGATTGGGGGCGTGTACTCCGGCAACACCGGCGTGGTGGCCCTGACGGGAGGGGTCATGGTGTGGGTGGCCGCCTACCACGCGGCCGATGCGCTGCAGACACTGTGCGTCTTCGTGCTGCGCTGCTACCGCATCACGGTGGCGCCGCTGGTGGTGTATTGCGTGCTGCTGTGGGGCGCCGGCCTGGGGGGCGGCTACCTGCTGGCCTATCGTGGCCTGGGGCCGTGGGCCGCTGAGCCATCGCCTACGCCTTTCTGGGCCGCGAGCGCAGCGGCGCTGGTCGCGACGGCCGCGCTGTTCCTGGCGATGCTCT